From one Clostridia bacterium genomic stretch:
- a CDS encoding type IV secretory system conjugative DNA transfer family protein, with amino-acid sequence MANNRINDSITQAYVDKYMECGRKVSYTELTDMDGVRTYFYDELPQTEAEGYPVASEFWLDGKSYDMQAFGALSEEDKRRCRLRYYYMPFYHEIYIGTTGSGKTTGCVEPQLRAVSTQRNKPNLFLTDPKGELFDRNAVHLKEQGYRLYILNFKELGRSDRWNPLWEIYDLNREANECMGNVKECATASLPAACRLACPKEGYGATCFVYKDKAYPTREEADAVANFDKEILTVDIDSRINQLVNMFITVQTVKDPTWEYGAQEALKGILCAMLEDSVGDPAFTREMMSIKTIQDYYLSLHDVIVSSDGENKLKNHPLMRGKSPRVLSNLHSMFDNAPRTMRSYCGVFDNCMREWFSGHILALTTGNTVELLSEDDSPFAIFVVTRDYEKSDFQVAGLFIDWVYRKMLEAYEAGRTKRSLHFMLDEFGNIPPIRNFENKIATARSRNIWFHLAVQSYKQMDAVYGKDQSCIIRDNCNSQVFLGSQNYETKEIFSKECGMHCIPDLVGMFNNTHSIKCVPLVPMTDLESLSAGDTIIKRLKSPVIFGKYIRSYVAGEQGAYAHFTDAVGLETLTPSHYSSFLGPQYTYPRTKPNAQLQPTISRTFRF; translated from the coding sequence ATGGCGAATAACCGCATTAACGACAGCATTACCCAAGCGTACGTCGACAAATATATGGAGTGCGGCCGCAAGGTGTCCTATACCGAGTTGACCGACATGGACGGCGTGCGTACCTATTTTTATGACGAATTGCCCCAAACGGAGGCCGAGGGCTACCCCGTGGCCAGCGAGTTTTGGCTGGACGGGAAGTCGTACGATATGCAGGCGTTCGGCGCATTGTCCGAGGAAGATAAGCGGCGCTGCCGTCTGCGCTACTACTATATGCCTTTTTACCACGAGATCTATATTGGCACTACGGGTAGCGGCAAGACCACGGGTTGCGTGGAGCCGCAGTTGAGAGCCGTGTCTACCCAGCGCAATAAGCCCAACCTGTTCCTCACCGACCCCAAGGGCGAGTTGTTCGACCGCAACGCCGTCCACCTAAAGGAGCAGGGCTACCGCTTGTATATCCTCAATTTCAAGGAATTGGGGCGTTCGGACAGATGGAATCCCTTGTGGGAGATATACGACCTCAACCGCGAGGCCAACGAGTGTATGGGCAACGTGAAAGAGTGCGCTACCGCTTCGTTGCCCGCCGCGTGCAGGTTGGCGTGCCCCAAAGAGGGGTACGGGGCGACTTGTTTCGTCTATAAGGACAAGGCGTATCCTACCCGAGAAGAGGCCGACGCTGTGGCCAACTTCGACAAAGAGATATTGACGGTGGATATCGACAGCCGTATCAATCAGCTGGTCAATATGTTCATCACCGTGCAGACGGTCAAGGACCCCACGTGGGAGTACGGGGCGCAAGAGGCGCTGAAGGGTATTTTGTGCGCTATGCTCGAGGACTCGGTCGGCGACCCCGCTTTTACGCGCGAGATGATGTCCATCAAGACCATACAGGACTACTATTTGTCTTTGCACGACGTGATCGTTTCGTCGGACGGGGAGAATAAACTCAAAAATCACCCCTTGATGCGCGGCAAGTCTCCGCGCGTGCTGTCCAATCTGCACAGTATGTTCGACAACGCCCCGCGCACGATGCGGTCGTATTGCGGCGTATTCGATAACTGTATGCGCGAGTGGTTTTCGGGGCATATCCTGGCGCTCACTACGGGCAATACGGTCGAATTGCTGTCCGAGGACGACAGCCCCTTCGCTATCTTCGTGGTGACGCGCGATTATGAGAAAAGCGATTTCCAGGTCGCGGGGCTCTTTATCGATTGGGTGTACCGCAAGATGCTGGAAGCCTACGAGGCGGGGCGCACCAAGCGAAGTTTGCACTTTATGCTGGACGAGTTCGGCAATATCCCGCCCATTCGTAATTTCGAGAATAAGATCGCCACGGCGCGCAGCCGCAATATATGGTTTCATCTGGCCGTGCAGTCCTACAAGCAGATGGACGCCGTGTACGGCAAAGACCAATCCTGTATCATTCGGGATAACTGCAATTCGCAGGTGTTTTTGGGCTCGCAAAACTACGAAACGAAGGAGATTTTCTCCAAAGAATGCGGTATGCATTGCATACCAGACCTCGTGGGAATGTTCAACAACACGCATAGTATCAAGTGCGTGCCGTTGGTGCCTATGACGGACTTGGAGAGCCTGTCGGCGGGCGATACCATCATCAAACGGCTCAAATCTCCCGTGATATTCGGCAAGTATATTCGGTCGTACGTGGCGGGCGAGCAGGGCGCGTACGCGCATTTTACGGACGCCGTGGGGTTGGAGACCTTGACGCCTTCGCACTATTCGTCGTTCCTCGGCCCGCAGTACACCTATCCGCGCACCAAGCCGAACGCACAACTGCAACCCACGATTTCACGCACGTTCCGCTTTTAG